In a single window of the Caldilineales bacterium genome:
- a CDS encoding BNR repeat-containing protein, translated as MSPLFPFPLPPRRRPMRLAWLCALCLLLIPTLTAAGQSSVWAAQPSVWAAQPSAWAAQPSAWASQCVDCPRIIDEMSHRYFRLDSAGRAHLAYGGDHLYYAFRAGPPGPGAAWQITTVDAAPGVGLFASLALDSNQRPHIAYYDRKASDLKYARFDGSTWHTQTVDSQGEVGAAAMLTLDAANRPSIAYYDDSHTAIKLASWSGSVWNIETAVSTSWVAREISLALDGQGHPVIAYYDLGSTDLHFAWRDGGGWHDEVVDSGDNVGNDAAMALDGMGLAHISYYDADNGDLKYARQLGGPGAGWEIEIVDEAGDVGGFTSIAIDSAGRPYISYRDWQNADLKLAHHDGNGWVIETAADFGDVGAYTALALHNDQTQIAYMDAGNNALDVVAFSDGAWISNVVDISGNVGEYASLALDPAGRPHIGYFDATRGDLRHAYWSGSGWETETVDAAGEVGSDAAIAIDGSGFAHISYQDLTQLDLKYARQSANGWTVQTVESEGEVGVGSDIALDALGRPYITYFDATTDALKLATWDGQGWTTQVIDSVGPVTYASVAVDAANVVHIAYYHAVDGDLIYARGQGGNWDYATVASDGDVGGYASLALDSQGRPAIAFFDWTRFRLVYAAWNGFIWQMQDVAEVGLSGAISLALASDQPRIAYYDDTSATLKLARRQGGQWQVETLEGSADAGGYVSLAVDGNGRGHVAFYDVTNGDLRYLAEGAAAVQVFVPLWLRQRR; from the coding sequence ATGTCCCCCTTGTTTCCCTTCCCCCTTCCCCCCCGCCGCCGACCGATGCGACTGGCCTGGTTGTGCGCCCTCTGCCTGCTGCTGATCCCAACCCTGACCGCAGCCGGCCAGTCGTCGGTCTGGGCCGCCCAGCCGTCGGTCTGGGCCGCCCAGCCGTCGGCCTGGGCCGCCCAGCCGTCGGCCTGGGCCAGCCAGTGCGTCGATTGCCCGCGCATCATCGACGAAATGAGCCATCGTTATTTTCGTCTGGATAGCGCCGGCCGCGCCCATCTGGCCTATGGCGGCGACCACCTCTACTATGCTTTTCGCGCCGGACCCCCCGGCCCCGGCGCGGCCTGGCAGATCACGACCGTCGATGCTGCGCCCGGCGTCGGCCTGTTCGCCTCGCTGGCTTTGGACAGCAACCAACGCCCGCACATCGCCTATTACGACCGCAAGGCCAGCGACCTGAAATACGCCCGCTTCGATGGCTCGACCTGGCACACGCAGACGGTGGACAGCCAGGGCGAGGTGGGCGCCGCCGCCATGCTAACCCTGGATGCCGCCAACCGGCCGTCGATCGCCTATTACGATGACAGCCACACCGCCATCAAACTGGCCAGCTGGAGCGGTTCGGTCTGGAACATCGAGACCGCCGTGAGCACCAGCTGGGTGGCGCGCGAGATTTCGTTGGCGCTCGACGGGCAGGGCCATCCCGTCATCGCCTACTATGACCTGGGCAGCACCGACCTGCACTTCGCCTGGCGGGATGGCGGCGGCTGGCACGATGAAGTGGTGGATAGCGGTGACAATGTGGGCAACGACGCCGCCATGGCCCTGGATGGCATGGGCCTGGCCCATATCAGCTACTACGACGCCGACAACGGCGACCTCAAATACGCCCGTCAGCTGGGCGGGCCGGGGGCCGGGTGGGAGATCGAGATCGTCGATGAGGCCGGCGATGTGGGCGGTTTCACCTCGATTGCCATCGACAGCGCCGGCCGGCCGTACATCAGCTACCGCGACTGGCAGAACGCCGACCTCAAACTCGCCCATCACGACGGCAACGGCTGGGTGATCGAGACGGCGGCCGATTTCGGCGATGTCGGCGCCTACACCGCCCTGGCACTGCACAACGACCAGACGCAGATCGCCTATATGGACGCCGGCAACAACGCCCTCGATGTCGTCGCTTTCAGCGATGGCGCCTGGATCAGCAATGTGGTGGATATTTCCGGCAATGTGGGCGAGTACGCCTCGCTGGCCCTCGACCCCGCCGGCCGGCCCCACATCGGCTATTTCGACGCCACCCGCGGCGACCTCCGCCACGCCTACTGGAGCGGCAGCGGCTGGGAGACGGAGACCGTCGACGCCGCCGGCGAGGTGGGCAGCGATGCCGCCATCGCCATCGATGGCAGCGGCTTCGCCCACATCAGCTACCAGGACCTGACCCAACTCGACCTGAAATACGCCCGGCAGAGCGCCAACGGCTGGACGGTGCAGACGGTGGAGAGTGAAGGTGAGGTGGGCGTCGGCAGCGATATCGCCCTGGATGCCCTGGGCCGGCCGTACATCACCTATTTCGATGCCACCACCGACGCCCTGAAACTGGCCACCTGGGACGGCCAGGGCTGGACGACCCAGGTCATCGACAGCGTCGGGCCTGTCACCTATGCCTCGGTGGCGGTGGACGCCGCCAATGTCGTCCACATCGCCTACTATCACGCCGTGGATGGCGACCTGATCTATGCCCGCGGCCAGGGCGGGAACTGGGACTATGCCACCGTGGCCAGCGACGGCGATGTGGGCGGCTATGCTTCGCTGGCGCTGGACAGCCAGGGCCGGCCGGCCATCGCTTTCTTCGACTGGACGCGCTTCCGGCTGGTCTATGCCGCCTGGAATGGCTTCATCTGGCAGATGCAGGACGTGGCTGAGGTCGGGCTGTCCGGCGCCATTTCGCTGGCGTTGGCGTCCGACCAGCCTCGGATCGCCTACTACGACGACACGAGCGCCACGCTCAAGCTGGCGCGACGGCAGGGCGGCCAATGGCAGGTGGAGACCCTCGAAGGCAGCGCCGACGCCGGCGGCTACGTGTCGCTTGCCGTCGATGGCAACGGTCGCGGCCACGTAGCCTTCTACGATGTCACCAACGGCGACCTGCGCTATCTGGCCGAAGGCGCGGCGGCGGTGCAGGTCTTCGTCCCCCTGTGGCTGCGGCAGCGCCGGTAA
- a CDS encoding S8 family serine peptidase, which translates to MKRTRSFLIMVLLAPALLILWPASRPGLAKPDGQIGGVVFFDANGNGAQDAGEGGLGDVKVVLQEMDKHGQVSETATVTLADGSYGFDGLKPGDFVVSQPPLAGYEYTTAESASVTVTPGRPARVDFGNVIPRTLTGVIYADLDQDGEQGLSEPGLAGGLAQVIDDYNGNGAADAGEPVLQQAFSDDQGNYVLAGLMPGRRVLQVIPPPGGPGGSETQEQALPVFGGQLGGGETLAFGLTPAASSPWPAPHNQPAPACADDRLTVRLRPGVSPGALDALLARRHLALSRTIAPLRIHVLRSLPGQAKALAAELNRLDEIDYAAPDCKVSGGFVPNDPYYNDPTKVYGPQMINAAAAWDYGFGSGVVVAVLDSGISMTHPEFSGRILPGWNFVANPDNNNPQDDHGHGTHVTGIALAAINNGVGIAGMAGQASILPVKVLDSTNNGYWSDVISGIIWAVDQGADVINMSLSGTVGDPGLPAALQYAVAHDVLIVAAMGNSAGTTPEYPSYYNETFAVGATTSADVRWSLSNYGNHMDVVAPGATVYSTLWSASNPNTYGFKSGTSMATPHVAGLAALIRASRPDLTLWDVRAIIEQTAVDKGDPGFDIEYAWGRVNAGAALALAQTYTNATPTPPSATNTPTSLPPTNTPTAAATNTPTATPPPPTSTPTRTPTPLPPTNTPTSAATATPTRTPTPLPPTNTPTAAATSTPTATPTRTPTPLPPTNTPTAAPTSTPTTTPTRTPTPLPPTNTPTAAPTNTPTATPTRTPTPLPPTNTPTAAATNTPTATPSPTPLPPLAMRANSGGLAYSDDQNQTWDADQIWTSTWGYAYGNSSAKSSSHSLANTVDAALYQKYREGNGQYVFVVPNGSYSVRLRWAEMAANSAGERVMRVTIEGAVVENNLDVYVRAGGRYLAWDNTYATIAVSDCQLNIQFDKVSGSRDPMIAAIEVLGAAPANTPCSTPTPTPFAGQRANSGGQGYSDAAGAPWSADQSWDGVWGYTGGNAKSSNAAVAGTDEDLLYQRWRENPGEYRFAVPNGTYQVTLKFAEFEVSKASDRVMRVMIEGVQVESALSIYGQVGKGVALDKTYTTTVSDGILNLTFATASGSRKPPVVSAIRIAPQ; encoded by the coding sequence ATGAAACGAACGCGTTCTTTTCTAATCATGGTTCTGTTGGCGCCGGCGCTGCTGATCCTCTGGCCGGCGTCTCGTCCGGGCCTGGCCAAACCGGATGGACAGATCGGCGGCGTCGTCTTCTTCGACGCCAACGGCAACGGCGCCCAGGATGCGGGCGAGGGTGGTCTTGGCGACGTCAAAGTCGTGCTGCAAGAGATGGACAAGCACGGCCAGGTGTCGGAAACCGCTACCGTGACCCTGGCCGATGGCAGCTATGGCTTCGACGGCCTCAAGCCCGGCGACTTTGTCGTCAGCCAGCCGCCGCTGGCAGGCTATGAGTACACCACCGCCGAAAGCGCCAGTGTGACGGTCACGCCCGGCCGCCCGGCCAGGGTCGATTTCGGCAATGTCATCCCACGCACGCTGACCGGGGTCATCTACGCCGATCTCGACCAGGATGGCGAGCAGGGTCTGAGCGAACCCGGTCTCGCTGGCGGTCTCGCCCAGGTGATCGATGATTACAACGGTAACGGCGCGGCCGACGCCGGCGAACCGGTGTTGCAGCAAGCGTTTAGCGATGACCAGGGCAATTACGTGCTTGCCGGTCTGATGCCGGGCCGGCGCGTGTTGCAGGTGATCCCGCCGCCGGGCGGCCCGGGCGGCAGCGAAACGCAGGAACAGGCGCTGCCCGTCTTCGGCGGGCAGTTGGGCGGCGGCGAGACGCTCGCTTTCGGCCTGACGCCGGCCGCCTCCTCGCCCTGGCCAGCGCCCCACAACCAGCCGGCGCCGGCCTGCGCCGACGACCGCCTGACCGTGCGCTTGCGGCCGGGGGTCAGTCCCGGCGCCCTCGACGCCCTCCTTGCCCGCCGCCATCTGGCGCTCAGTCGCACGATCGCACCGCTGCGCATCCATGTGTTGCGCTCGCTGCCCGGCCAGGCAAAGGCCCTGGCGGCTGAACTGAACCGGCTCGACGAAATCGACTATGCCGCCCCGGACTGCAAGGTCAGCGGCGGCTTCGTCCCCAACGACCCCTACTACAACGACCCCACCAAGGTCTACGGCCCGCAGATGATCAACGCCGCCGCCGCCTGGGACTACGGCTTCGGGTCGGGCGTGGTGGTGGCAGTGCTGGATAGCGGCATCAGCATGACGCACCCGGAGTTCAGCGGCCGCATCCTGCCGGGCTGGAACTTCGTGGCCAACCCCGATAACAACAACCCCCAAGACGACCACGGCCACGGCACGCATGTGACCGGCATCGCCCTGGCTGCGATCAACAACGGCGTCGGCATTGCCGGCATGGCTGGCCAGGCTTCCATCCTCCCGGTCAAGGTGCTGGACTCGACCAACAACGGCTACTGGTCGGATGTCATTTCCGGCATCATCTGGGCGGTGGATCAAGGGGCGGATGTGATCAACATGTCGTTGAGCGGGACGGTGGGCGACCCCGGTCTGCCGGCGGCGCTGCAATATGCGGTGGCGCACGATGTCCTGATCGTGGCGGCGATGGGCAACTCGGCCGGCACGACGCCTGAGTATCCCTCCTACTACAACGAGACCTTCGCCGTGGGCGCCACGACCTCGGCCGATGTGCGCTGGTCGTTATCGAACTACGGCAACCACATGGACGTGGTGGCGCCGGGGGCGACGGTGTACAGCACCTTGTGGTCGGCATCGAACCCGAACACCTACGGTTTCAAGTCGGGGACGTCGATGGCGACGCCGCATGTGGCGGGGTTGGCGGCGCTGATCCGGGCGTCGCGGCCGGACTTGACGTTGTGGGATGTGCGGGCGATCATCGAGCAGACGGCGGTGGACAAAGGCGACCCTGGCTTCGACATCGAGTACGCCTGGGGGCGGGTGAACGCCGGGGCGGCCCTGGCGCTGGCTCAGACCTATACCAACGCTACGCCCACGCCACCGTCGGCCACGAACACCCCCACATCCCTGCCCCCCACCAACACACCCACGGCTGCGGCCACGAATACGCCCACGGCTACACCCCCGCCGCCCACCAGCACCCCCACGCGCACCCCCACGCCCCTACCGCCCACCAACACACCGACATCTGCGGCTACGGCCACCCCCACGCGCACTCCCACGCCCCTGCCGCCCACCAACACACCCACGGCTGCGGCAACGAGTACGCCCACGGCCACCCCCACGCGCACCCCCACGCCCCTGCCCCCCACCAACACACCCACGGCTGCGCCCACGAGCACGCCCACGACCACCCCCACGCGCACCCCCACGCCCCTGCCGCCCACCAACACACCCACGGCTGCGCCCACGAATACGCCCACGGCCACCCCCACGCGCACTCCCACGCCCCTGCCCCCCACCAACACACCCACGGCTGCGGCCACGAACACGCCCACCGCCACCCCTTCGCCCACCCCCCTGCCGCCGTTGGCCATGCGGGCCAACAGCGGCGGCCTCGCCTACAGCGACGACCAGAACCAGACCTGGGACGCCGACCAGATCTGGACATCGACCTGGGGCTATGCCTATGGCAACAGTTCGGCCAAATCGTCGAGCCACTCGCTGGCCAACACCGTCGATGCCGCCCTCTATCAGAAATATCGCGAGGGTAACGGTCAATATGTCTTTGTCGTCCCCAACGGCAGCTACAGCGTGCGGCTGCGTTGGGCCGAGATGGCGGCTAACTCGGCCGGCGAACGCGTGATGCGGGTCACGATCGAGGGCGCGGTGGTGGAGAACAACCTGGATGTGTATGTGCGGGCCGGGGGTCGCTATCTGGCCTGGGACAACACCTACGCCACCATTGCCGTCAGTGACTGCCAGCTCAACATCCAGTTCGACAAGGTCAGCGGTAGCCGCGACCCCATGATTGCCGCTATCGAGGTGCTGGGGGCCGCCCCCGCCAACACGCCTTGCTCGACGCCCACGCCCACGCCTTTCGCCGGTCAGCGCGCCAACAGCGGCGGTCAGGGCTATAGCGATGCCGCCGGCGCCCCCTGGTCCGCCGATCAGTCGTGGGACGGCGTCTGGGGCTACACTGGCGGCAACGCCAAATCTTCGAATGCAGCCGTGGCCGGCACGGACGAGGACCTGCTGTACCAGCGCTGGCGCGAGAATCCCGGCGAGTACCGCTTCGCCGTCCCCAATGGGACCTATCAGGTCACGCTCAAGTTCGCCGAGTTCGAGGTCAGCAAAGCCAGCGACCGCGTGATGCGGGTCATGATCGAAGGTGTGCAGGTCGAGAGCGCGCTCAGCATCTACGGTCAGGTCGGCAAAGGCGTGGCCCTGGACAAGACCTACACGACCACCGTCAGCGATGGCATTCTCAACCTCACCTTTGCCACGGCCAGCGGCAGCCGCAAACCGCCGGTGGTTTCAGCGATCCGAATCGCACCTCAGTAA
- a CDS encoding S8 family serine peptidase, which produces MKDILSHFPVSWRRPGQIVLLILIGALVVAAPILGQSQADGQLSGLVFFDADGDGLRDAGEAGLGGVAIELRDSGGGAVLLASTFTLADGSYLFDQLEYGDYQVSQTPLAGYELTTDSSQSVSVSAGHPSVADFGNLILRTLTGVVYSDFNHNGEQDLTEPGLSSAEIKVIDDLNGNGVVDGGEPVLQQAVSDDQGAYVLADLYPGQRILTVNTISGGVAIDEKPLLIVSAQAGGDDTVDFGWAAGSVAGGPRPQAEQAPNCADDRLTVRFRPETAPGVIDSIFARQHLTLRRYNAALRSFVMTSAPGRAGAAVADLNRLPEVEHATLDCLVAGDSIPAFVPNDPDYNDPSKVYGPQIIDAPAAWDYGFGAGVVVAVVDTGIAMTHTEFISPTNRILPGWNFVADPENNNVQDDNGHGTHVAGIALAAIDNGAGIAGMAGAASILPVKVLNSVNTGYWSDITAGITWAVDQGADVINLSISGPVDNPDLLPALQYAVAHDVLVVAAMGNTGSPTPVYPAYYNETFAVGATTSADVRWSLSNYGSHMDVVAPGATVYSTLWTPADPNTYGNKNGTSMAVPHVAGLAALVRAARPDLDLWNVRAIIEQTAVDKGDPGFDVEYAWGRVDAGAALLLAQSYVTPTPTPTPTLTPTPTPTETPTPTLTPTATPTPRPLYVQRVNSAGPLYTDDQGAAWAADQVWVDSWGFAYASSTARSSTKALNNTTDDPLYQKYREGAGQYIFAVPAGVYSVRLRWAEMAANAPGQRVMRVSIEETVVDDNLDIYAVAGGRYLAWDKTYTAIAVSDGYLVIQFDPVSGSYPPMIAAIEVLETPAPTPTPTLCLSCPTDTPTPTLTPTPTATPYPGQRVNCGGAAYTDVTGHIWDADQRWNNVWGYAGGTSKSSSSAVAGADDDLLYQKRRDKPGSYRFVVPNGVYQVTLKFAEFEVSKATDRLMKITIEGVEVESALDIYAVAGRATALDRVYTAVVSDGELTIVFAKTGGSKKEPQVSAISVQAQ; this is translated from the coding sequence ATGAAAGACATCCTCTCCCACTTCCCTGTTTCCTGGCGCCGTCCCGGGCAGATCGTGTTGCTGATCCTGATCGGCGCCCTCGTCGTCGCCGCGCCCATCCTGGGGCAGAGCCAGGCCGATGGGCAACTTTCGGGCCTGGTCTTTTTCGATGCCGATGGCGACGGCCTGCGCGACGCCGGCGAGGCCGGGCTGGGCGGCGTTGCCATCGAACTACGCGATTCCGGCGGCGGTGCGGTCCTGCTGGCTTCGACCTTCACCCTGGCCGATGGCAGCTACCTCTTCGACCAGCTGGAGTATGGCGATTATCAGGTCAGCCAGACACCACTGGCCGGGTATGAGTTGACGACCGACAGCAGCCAGAGCGTGTCAGTTTCGGCCGGCCACCCCTCTGTGGCCGATTTCGGCAATCTCATCCTGCGCACCCTCACCGGCGTGGTATACAGCGATTTCAACCACAACGGCGAACAGGACTTGACCGAGCCTGGTCTGTCCAGCGCCGAGATCAAGGTGATCGATGACCTCAACGGCAACGGCGTCGTCGACGGCGGCGAACCGGTGCTGCAACAGGCGGTGAGCGACGACCAGGGCGCCTATGTCCTGGCCGACCTCTACCCCGGCCAACGCATCCTGACTGTGAATACAATCAGCGGCGGCGTCGCCATCGACGAGAAACCGCTGCTCATCGTCAGCGCCCAGGCTGGCGGCGATGACACGGTTGATTTCGGTTGGGCGGCAGGCTCTGTGGCTGGCGGGCCGCGACCGCAGGCCGAACAGGCCCCGAACTGCGCCGACGACCGTCTGACCGTTCGTTTCCGGCCAGAAACGGCGCCAGGCGTCATCGACAGCATCTTCGCCCGCCAACACCTGACACTCCGGCGCTACAACGCCGCCCTGCGCTCCTTCGTCATGACCTCGGCCCCCGGCCGGGCGGGCGCCGCCGTCGCCGACCTGAATCGTTTGCCCGAGGTCGAACACGCGACGCTGGATTGTCTGGTTGCGGGCGACAGCATCCCCGCCTTCGTCCCCAACGACCCCGACTACAACGACCCCAGCAAGGTCTACGGCCCCCAGATCATCGATGCCCCTGCCGCCTGGGATTATGGCTTTGGCGCCGGGGTGGTGGTGGCGGTGGTGGACACCGGCATCGCCATGACCCACACCGAGTTCATCTCTCCCACCAACCGCATCCTGCCCGGCTGGAACTTCGTGGCCGACCCCGAAAACAACAACGTCCAGGACGATAACGGCCACGGCACCCATGTGGCCGGCATCGCCCTGGCCGCCATCGATAACGGCGCCGGCATCGCCGGCATGGCGGGCGCGGCTTCGATCCTGCCGGTGAAGGTCCTGAACTCGGTCAACACCGGCTATTGGTCCGACATCACTGCCGGCATCACCTGGGCGGTGGATCAGGGGGCCGACGTGATCAATCTCTCGATCAGCGGCCCGGTGGACAACCCCGATCTGCTGCCGGCGCTGCAATATGCGGTGGCGCACGATGTCCTGGTGGTGGCGGCGATGGGCAACACGGGCAGCCCCACGCCTGTGTATCCCGCCTACTACAACGAGACCTTCGCCGTGGGCGCCACCACTTCGGCGGATGTGCGCTGGTCGCTTTCGAACTACGGCAGCCACATGGACGTGGTGGCCCCCGGCGCCACGGTGTACAGCACCCTGTGGACGCCGGCCGACCCCAACACCTATGGCAACAAGAACGGCACCTCGATGGCGGTCCCGCATGTGGCGGGGCTGGCGGCGCTGGTGCGGGCGGCGCGACCCGACCTGGATCTGTGGAATGTGCGGGCGATCATCGAGCAGACAGCCGTAGATAAGGGCGACCCCGGTTTCGACGTCGAGTATGCCTGGGGTCGGGTGGATGCCGGGGCGGCGCTCTTGCTGGCTCAGAGCTATGTCACCCCCACCCCCACACCGACCCCCACCCTCACCCCCACGCCCACCCCAACCGAAACTCCCACCCCCACCCTCACCCCCACCGCCACCCCCACCCCGCGACCCTTGTACGTGCAGCGAGTCAACAGCGCCGGCCCCCTCTACACCGACGACCAGGGCGCGGCCTGGGCTGCCGACCAGGTGTGGGTGGATAGCTGGGGCTTTGCCTACGCCAGCAGCACAGCCAGGTCGTCGACGAAGGCGTTGAATAACACCACCGACGACCCCCTCTATCAGAAATACCGCGAGGGGGCAGGCCAGTACATTTTCGCCGTCCCCGCCGGCGTCTACAGCGTGCGCCTGCGCTGGGCCGAGATGGCCGCCAATGCCCCGGGCCAACGCGTGATGCGCGTCAGCATCGAAGAGACGGTCGTCGACGACAACCTCGACATCTATGCCGTGGCGGGGGGGCGTTATCTGGCCTGGGACAAAACCTACACGGCCATCGCCGTCAGCGACGGCTATCTTGTCATCCAGTTCGATCCAGTCAGCGGCAGCTACCCCCCGATGATCGCCGCCATCGAGGTGCTGGAAACGCCAGCGCCCACCCCCACCCCCACCCTCTGCCTCAGCTGCCCCACCGACACCCCCACCCCCACCCTCACGCCCACCCCCACGGCCACGCCCTATCCGGGGCAGCGCGTCAACTGCGGCGGCGCCGCCTACACCGATGTCACTGGCCACATCTGGGACGCCGACCAGCGCTGGAACAACGTTTGGGGCTACGCTGGCGGCACATCCAAGTCCAGCAGCTCGGCCGTGGCCGGCGCCGACGACGATCTGCTCTATCAGAAGCGGCGCGACAAGCCCGGCTCCTATCGCTTCGTTGTGCCCAACGGCGTCTATCAGGTGACGTTGAAGTTCGCCGAGTTCGAGGTCAGCAAAGCCACCGATCGCCTGATGAAGATCACGATCGAAGGCGTCGAGGTGGAGAGCGCGCTGGACATCTATGCCGTCGCCGGCAGGGCAACGGCTCTGGACAGAGTCTATACGGCGGTCGTCAGCGATGGCGAACTGACCATCGTCTTCGCCAAGACGGGCGGGAGCAAAAAGGAGCCGCAGGTCTCGGCGATCTCCGTCCAGGCGCAGTAG